The DNA region AATGATCAAAACATGAGTCGTAAGTCTTTACACACTTGTGTGTTTTGACGTATTTTGCAAAGAATAATGCTagataccatctttttatcttcttaaaattcttttaaagctgatgtaacttttaaaatcatcattaaattttagataaatcatacttgaattttaatccaatagtaattttgaaagccatatcagctttaaaaattttttaagagaaaaaaaagatgatactTAGTATTACTCTCTCGCAAAACACACTTTATATGTATTGACGTATTTCGCAAAAATTCCATGACTGTCAAAACACAATGCAAACTTTGGGCCAAATATTGGAGAATCTGCGATTCACATTATGACATTAACACATGTATGCATACTCAAAATATTCAACGAATGTCAAGCAGAATGGATACCTTCGGCCACACGCACACACATGCATGACATTGGCATGAGGACTGTTCATCAGAATGAAACCATGGGATTTGGGCCACATATTGGACTCACACACAGAAGAATGGAAACTATGATTTAAGTAAAGCAAAGCAACCAACATAATAGAACAATGGCATCCAAGACCTGCTACTAAATGAACACTGCGGTTACAATCCAAATATGTAGCGATAAAACTATAATGAGACCATAAATTGTAAACTACATCGATATTAGATACCCAAAGAGTAAAAGGGCAGTGGTGCCTAGAAGCAAACAATGCTTGTTATCAGTGCTGGCTATGCCTTCAGCTTGCTGCTCATCCTATGCTTACTGTGCCAAGCAACACTTCTGTCACCATTAATTGGGTTCTTCTTGGCTGCAACTGAACATTGATCAGTCCAACCACCTTTACTGTTCCTCTCTAATTGGTTCCTGCGCCGCCTCATCCTGTTCTCCAACCGTATTCCTTTTAGAGCTTGAATCCTCTGCTCAATTTCCAATGCTTGCGAGAAGTTCCAGATCCTAACAGTACCTTCTTCCCCTCCACATACTATACGATCAGCACCAATGTCAACTGAGAACAGATTGCTCCCATGCCCATGTAACATCCTCTGTGGCGGCTCCACACTATTCCGGTCTGCATGCTTTGCCCTGGAAACACGTGTGCCTGAAGCACTTCTGTTAGTCCTTAGCAGCTTTCTTACATCAATTAGTGACAGCTTTCCATCACTAGAAGCTGAAACAAGCCATGGAAACTCAAATGCAAGGGAATGCACAGGACCCGTATGGGGAATCCATGTAGCAACCTGAAAAAAATTAGTCTCAGCGCAATGACTTGAAATCTCAAACATGTGTATTACACCATCTTCTCCACCAGTGAAAAGAAAATTCCCAGTGTGGCTTCGCGCCAGAGAGTAAGTATTACCAACATGAGCATTATGAATAATGGTCATCAAAGTCCCACTGCCAGAATCCCAAACATATACATCTGAACCCGATGTGCTAGCAACTGTTGTATCATGAGGAACAAGTCCCCATACCCAATCACTATGCCTCAAAACCTTTAAGCACTTCAATGAAAAACGATCCCATACGCGAACAGTCATGTCCCATGAACCACTATATATCCTTGTAAGATCCAAAGCAAGAGAAGTTATCGGTCCCTCATGCTCCCATAGTCGGAACTCTGTGTTCTTGCTCCGAGAACCCCTAAGGTCAAACAAGTATTGAAGCCCCTCCACTGCCCTCCAACCGTGGATAAATCCATCGGTACCACCAGCAACCAATAATTTTGTATCCGCTGCAACTGCACGGACAGTGCAACCAAGCGGTGGCGAAGACGCAATCGACAAACCTTCTTCCATGTTCCACATTCGGACAACCGAGTCATACCCCGAAGTGAATATGAGCTTTGCAGAGGCCAGAAGGAAAACAGTGCGAACTGCCTCAGTGTGACCATACAGAACATCCATGCTATAACGCCCCATAAAAGTCCTACTCCTAAACTCCCTCTCCACAAACAAATCCTTCCATGACTTCTCATCTGAATACCCCGAACCCAGAGGTGTTAGAACTGTTGGAAGTCCCCACCTCTCACAATAGAATTTTTTCCAGACATGGTGATCAGACGCAACCCTATGGAGACTTGCCGAGACACATGAGACTATACCAAGCTCTTTCGGATCAAGGCTGTTAAAGATTTCAGATAGCAGTGCCGGAGGAAGGTCGGTAATTGTTAGACGCAAATTGGGCAAAACATCATTAGCCAACAAGTGTTTCGAATTGGCAGAGGTTACACTGCCTTTCTTGGATGTGAGATCTAAAATTGCAGTTGTTTGGGTTTTCTGTTCGGAATTGAACTGACTAAATTCAACTTGTTCTTCACAAGAATTCTCTACACAATCCACTAGCTTCTTAGAAACCCCCGCGCCCTTTTGGCATTcaaatgccataaaaaaaaaaaatctgacccCAGAAAAACCTGAATTCAATGGTTGAAAACTCAATCCCCCACAGGCCAAAACCCAGAAATAATTTCGACCCAAAAATCTTAATctgaaaaaaaatggaggaaaacCCACAAGCCTAACAAACAACCCAATTACTAAAAACTAATCAACGGTAAAGAAACCCTAGAAGTCAACCCTATATATTTGGAACAATTGAAAACTAAGCAAAAAGACAATATCGAAGATCTGAGATACttaataggaaaaataataataataataaaatgaaaaagcagcaaattcaaagaaattaaTTGAGAATTAATGAGGACAAACTTAAGACCCAGGAAATTAGTAAGTGAAAGAAATAAACTATAAAAATTAGACAGAAAATTCCGAAATCAGCGAAATATTAAGTTTCAAAGGTACCTCGAAGACTATAAAAATTAGCCTTCCAAGAAAGATAGATGAATCAGAGAGTTATGCTTTGCGTCGGGGATTTTCCAGGGACTGGTAGAGTAGGAAAATTGAGAAGAATCTGCGTTTGGGGAGGAAGAAAGTGTTTCTTATGGTCCAAGAGGTGGGTTTGGGAGGGCCCAATAATCTACGGTTCGGTGGACGTCATAAAATGGTCCTAACCgtaggattttaatttttaaaaatttaaatggagATTAATTGTGGTTCGTCGGATCATGGGTCTCGTACGGCTCCGTCTGGGTGGTGAGGTAAGAAGGCGACATGTGTATCCACATTGCGTGtcttacaaagaaaaataaggaaacaactttttttctttttctttttacattttcgCTAAATACTTTGAACTTGTTTGGtgtgagatttttattttattttatttttgtattgttttctattagtttttactgaattgaaaattgttaataccgataaatttgttttttaaattatgtttacgTGGCTtagagaatataaaataaaattagaaaagatgTTTGGGAAGCTGAATTAAATTGAATATTGTTAACACAGTTTTCGGTCACCCGAAGAACTTGGACTATTTAAGGTGATGGAGAACACCAGGTTCTATTTGCAATTGGGAAAATATCTTTTAGAGTAGAATGGTAgtagaagaagagaggaagatgACCAGAACCAGAGCTCGGTTTTTCAAAGAATTCTTCCCTTTCATTTAGGATGCACATTTTACATATATACATGCACATATCTGACCACCGTACGTTTTACATGTGTACACAGTATAGTATCCTACAAGGGATGGTCGAAATCTTTTGTTTGGTGGTGTAGGAACGTGCGCCTATCAGGTCGAACATCCTCCTCGTACGAACGTCCTTGTGCTGGCATGGGGATGGTCTGGCTATGCTGTGGGTCCCTCGAGACACGTCTGCTAGGCGAGGAGGGCTCAGCACGACCTACTTCACGAGGGCCCTCGCCTCGCATCTGGCGGGCTATTTTTCTctccaacagttaccccccaaattCTTGCGTCTGAATTCGTCCAGAATTACGTTCCTATATTACGGGGCTGATTTTGGCATAGTGTcgttccgaattaggaaaattatatttcacaataatttgtatcattttgagttatctttccaatgtttcttgaatcacctcaatcggatatttgagctgaaagttatgatcaaaataccgagacattggcagaatccaaatttgaatcaaatccgattttgacttcaatttgagaaatttcggtttaatcatttcctttatttgattaaacttaaccaaatcttttaggtcttcccaatttgccctttaagcttggaacttttctggaaacgctttcttttcttccatgacctataaaacaaagaaaatacaaaaaagaaataaaataacacaaactaacaaaactaaggaattaacaaatataagttaagggctaaaatatgaatattttggcacttaacagtcaactatatatatatatatatagcagtgGTTCTCGCTTTCTTTACTTGGACTTAATTTAAGCTTTTTGCCCAATTAGCCTGCCTGCGCCACATCAGCGTACCaagtaattaataaaaacaaattaagaataggggtaattaccttttgctcCCATGAACTATAGCATATTGACACtttcccccatgaactaccaactataaCACTTGAACCCATCAAACtcccatcttatgacaaaaagctgattagcattatatatatataaaattaaaaactaaaatcacCCCAATAAACTTTgggcccaaaaaaataaaaaaagaagttgcGTGGAAGAAACTGATAGGAGTAAGGGCATTAACAATAGATTCATATAGGAAAAGGTATttgctcaaatatatatattgcgtGGAAGAAACTGATAGGAGTAAGGGCATTAACAATAGATTCATATAGGAAAAGGTATttgctcaaatatatatatatatttgagcaaATACCTTTTCCTATATGAATCTATTGTTAATGCCCTTACTCCTATCAGTTTCTTCCACgcaacttctttttttatttttttgggcccAAAGTTTATTGGGgtgattttagtttttaattttatctttcctttccatttaattattttcatgcatGCCTAAGGGCAATCTATTAATATTAGAGTACGTAATTAAACACTTACAATTCTTTTACAACTTGCTTATATGTATCAGCAAGTGATTACAAGTGCAGAAGTATAAAAGAGTTGTAATTCTATTGATAGTCAAGTGTTTGTAAATATTGTTGAACACAAAGTATTGTGGAAGTGCATGTCATTAAATCATCATCTcgttaaaacaaataaaaggagATATATATTATTGCCAGGGACTTTGATATTGTCTCTCAATAAAACCGATTTAGTACCTCCGTCACAATTTTGTCCGACTAACAAGTGTCCTGATAAAAACATGCCAATGtcctaaataataataataataataataaaaactttgaTACTGTCTTTCATTGATTTACagaccaaaagaagaaaaaaagaaaacctatcatttttataaaaattgggAATTAATAGAATTATCAAGAAAATAGGCAGTATTAGGCAACATCTCAATCGCTGGCTCCTGCAGAAGGTGTGACTGACCTTCCGTTAACTCCACAGCGAATGCTTTTGCCCAGTCTGTATGGTCGTCAAAGTTCGATTCCAATGAATCGTTGGATTGTTTCTCATCCACCGATACCGATGTACTAGTTTCAATAATATTGTCGACAGTTTGTTCATCAGAGTCAGACAAGTCAATAAATATATGACAGCCATCATCATGTCCAATATTGGTCAACCTCGTGTTctcctcctcatcatcatcatgatgtCCAATATGGTTCAGTGTTCGGATCTGATCtagcctttcttcttcttcttcttctggtttcctcttcttttctgatccctccatcttcttcatccGACAAAGCACGTAATTTTGAAACTGCATGCAAGTCACAAACCATAAATAAGAACATTGAAGTTAACTGAAATTATACTTTGTTCATGAGTGCTCTAAAAGCAATAGGGAAATGCTACacattctaaattttattttcaaaaattggtttCTAAATGATGcgtcatttattattttaagaaatatgtCACAAACTCATGGGATGGTAACACATAATTTAGAAATAGATAGAgttgtcatttgaacatgtgagatgcgcatcttttttaatagtatggacaaagttggaataaataatattaaaaactcatgtgcatgccacatgttattaaaataggacacatgtcatttttatagacggggttgaaggaagttcctcgaacctagtttgaaagaaaactgtctGATagaaaccaacttttgaaacaaaaatttacaaaagaataaaagaaaaaaataaataaaattggttaATGAATATTTACTTTTGCATGGGTGAGCGTGGAGGGTTGAAGGGCATACTCGTACATGATCCAACGGCCGTGATGGACCGTCTTACTCTCATACCGAAACCTTTTTCTGATTCCAACAAGCTCCATAGTCGATCCTTCATTAGTAGTCGCATTACCATAAATCGTGACGCCGGTGTCCTCCCCTTTCCACGCGCCGGTTCCCACCGTCCGGTCGATACGTGAGCTGTTGAGGgtcttcttcttcacctttgTGAAGATGCAAACTTCTTTTTGGTTCATTAACTTGGCGGCGGCGGGGGCGCCACCACCCTGCATGCATGCCGATGCTAATATTGCCTCCTCCCATATTTGCCACGGCTCTTTCTCGCCGTATAAGTTGCATTCAGGGATGTTGCTTTCTGATTCTCCGCTTGCTTTCTTGTAAAGCTTTTCGATGAGAAGTTGTATTTCTTTGGGTTTCAACTTTATCCCCATCCTCAAAATTTAGATTCAGGAGATTAATTGAGGCCTTGGTCGtcaatgttgtgccaaatactacctaaattaatagataatatttagtacattttactcgcaagtgcacaagatcaaacgataatatagtgcagcaagtacaagatcgatcccacgaggattgttgattttgttttagaattgataaaaatatcaaattgtcactaaattgatattgtgaaaaagaaataaaaagatatagagataaatgaaaagctagaggtagggctttgatatccaccactaatcatatttagataatataacaatatgccaattatctaatcatattatgaatacttaatgttggTCAATCTAAGGGTATGgatatctactccttaagctattaattttcctaaacaacgaattaggcatgtgtgtctactctaattctttttttttttttttcttaaaggatttagcttgggtgtctactaagttattctttaagaaagcataaatctgtgaaaatcgacaaacacatgaggcctagggcatgggtatctactcccggttcctcatgttattaacccaagaacccggtatggatttattttgttactcttattaaacccaggactcgattatccaaattgatttaattaactaatccataccatatgcatataatggtcaatcacatacatatgaggaattcaagaaaacataaattaatcaagttaagcaacacaatatgattatcacaaaggcgccaatattgaaatattaaataaacataattagggtttcaatctagtCCTCCTAAaaagttagttatacataattaaaataaaagaaaagaaaagggaaagaaataaccaaaaacgactccttgaagtagTCTCCAATTCCtttccccaaagttgtctccttgaaattgtatattgaattgtgaggcttagaggtttatttatagagcttagaAGAGACCTAGAagcctagtaatcctaggaaattcgtggatttaagtcctagtccaatgaggataaagaaaacccaaatccaaatcagaataggattcgtccagaattgcgttcctatattgtggggtgattttggcatagcttcAGTCCGAATTAGTAAAATTATATTTCNNNNNNNNNNNNNNNNNNNNTATGATATTTGAactaaaagttatggtcaaaataccgagacatgtgcataatccaaatttgaatccaatccgattttgactttaatttgagaaatttcaatttaatcatttcttttatttggttaaacttaactaAATCTTTTAGGTCtttccaatttgccctttaagcttggaactttttcgGAAacgcttttttttcttccatgacctataaaacaaagaaaatataaaaatgaaataaaatagtacaaactaacaaaactaaagaattaataaatataaattaattaagggctaaaatatgaatattttgacacttaatAGTCaactatatctatatatatatatatatacacacacacacgtcgGTGGTTCTACTCCTTTATTTAATTGGACTTAATTTAAAAGTATCAAAAATACCATTATTCAGAAAATCCAGCATCACCTGTCGCATATGAACATTGGTAGAAGCTTGGTGAGAAGCCATCCGGACCCAGGGACTTCAACATATGCATTTGGATCAAGGCTATTTCAATCTCCGCCATAGCGAATTCTCTCAGCAAATTAGCATTCATCCCCTCTGAGACGCGAGCCTCCAAGCCTTCCAAACAGTTCTCCACACCTGCAACCTCACTTGCCGTGAATAGGGTTGTATAGAATTTAATGAAGGCTTGATTGACCTCCTTTGGTTTTCTCCATTCCCTACCCTTATCATCCTTGATCTTCCTGATGTGGTTGATTTTTCTCCTGTGGGTGGCCCATGCATGGAATTAGCACCAATTTTGTTTGCCACGCTATTTCAAGTGTACATCTTCGTGTTCCAGTATGAGTTCAATCTCCCATTGTAATCGTTTGATAGCCTCTATGTTTTCCGGCCCTTCATTGCTCTATAGTACTTCGAgttcctttgtttttctctttaataatTTTTCGGCATTCTTTTGACTCCATCTGGTCAGGTCCACTTGGCAATTGGATAATTTTGTTGGGTTGTATTCATTGAAGTAGCACCACCCTCCCCTACAGCCCATGCGTCTTGTATAATTTGGTTATACTCGTCATCCAAGAGCCAACTAGCTTCGGACTTGAACCCCCTCTTGTAAGAGACTCGTGTTTCAAGTTCCTCAGAGAAATTAACTCGTAGGGGCTTATGGTTAGATGATCTTGCAGCCAGCACATAGAGAATCACCTCCTAGTGCATCCTGTACCATTCATGGTTCAATTCGCCACCACCCGGTCCTGGTGAAGTTGCCATCGCTCCTATAATTGCTCCATGTGAATTTTGAACCTTTGTAGCCCAGATCACTGAGATTTCAAGATTCCAATACAACCCGAAATTGCTCCATCTGGCCTTCCATGCGTAGGACTGCAACTGATTTTTCTGCTTGGGCTACAATCTCATCAAAGTCTCTGAAACACAGCCAGGGACCCGGAGGAAAAGACTAGAGACGATTTTGTAAAGCCCAACATATATTCTTTCCTTTGTGCTTAGTTCGGATGATCATAAAAGCCAGTTAACTTCCATGGGGCGCTTGAGTCTGGCAACTTGACAATAGTATTTATATGACGACGTGAGAAGTTCGAGATTTCCAGTCTTTTCTCTTCCCTCCATAGTAATGCTAGTCCGCTACTTCTACCCACCGAGTCCACAACGAACATGCCTTCAAACCCTAATTTCACTCTTATTCcttccattcttgttttcttggtttttgtttccATGAGAAACACAAAGCCGGGTTTCTTCTCCATGAGAAACATTCATCACaaattagtaaaataaagatCTCTGACATTTTGTATAAATTAGTGATTTTGGTTATATTTGAACAGTAAATGATATTGTATGTACTTTTCATAAagtatacaatttttttttttcctttttcaaagtattttacttactgagCAAGATTATTAATTTGAAGTGATTTTATTGAAAAAGTTGCATCGTTTATTTTGTGCCGATAAGCATgaagttttttatatatacattttgttgttgttggtatTTTTATCTCTTATATAGGACTTATTCAATCTATTGAAATAATAGAAATTCttataaacaacaacaaaaaatattaaacgtGAACTATATATTCGACATCCTATTATTTCCTTGTGAATAATATTATATCTATAACTTTTTTACAACTACACATGTcaactactaatttttttttttaataagaaaaagtaCATTTATCTCCCTCTAACTAGCAA from Corylus avellana chromosome ca10, CavTom2PMs-1.0 includes:
- the LOC132164571 gene encoding F-box/WD-40 repeat-containing protein At5g21040, with translation MAFECQKGAGVSKKLVDCVENSCEEQVEFSQFNSEQKTQTTAILDLTSKKGSVTSANSKHLLANDVLPNLRLTITDLPPALLSEIFNSLDPKELGIVSCVSASLHRVASDHHVWKKFYCERWGLPTVLTPLGSGYSDEKSWKDLFVEREFRSRTFMGRYSMDVLYGHTEAVRTVFLLASAKLIFTSGYDSVVRMWNMEEGLSIASSPPLGCTVRAVAADTKLLVAGGTDGFIHGWRAVEGLQYLFDLRGSRSKNTEFRLWEHEGPITSLALDLTRIYSGSWDMTVRVWDRFSLKCLKVLRHSDWVWGLVPHDTTVASTSGSDVYVWDSGSGTLMTIIHNAHVGNTYSLARSHTGNFLFTGGEDGVIHMFEISSHCAETNFFQVATWIPHTGPVHSLAFEFPWLVSASSDGKLSLIDVRKLLRTNRSASGTRVSRAKHADRNSVEPPQRMLHGHGSNLFSVDIGADRIVCGGEEGTVRIWNFSQALEIEQRIQALKGIRLENRMRRRRNQLERNSKGGWTDQCSVAAKKNPINGDRSVAWHSKHRMSSKLKA
- the LOC132162881 gene encoding uncharacterized protein LOC132162881, whose amino-acid sequence is MGIKLKPKEIQLLIEKLYKKASGESESNIPECNLYGEKEPWQIWEEAILASACMQGGGAPAAAKLMNQKEVCIFTKVKKKTLNSSRIDRTVGTGAWKGEDTGVTIYGNATTNEGSTMELVGIRKRFRYESKTVHHGRWIMYEYALQPSTLTHAKENTRLTNIGHDDGCHIFIDLSDSDEQTVDNIIETSTSVSVDEKQSNDSLESNFDDHTDWAKAFAVELTEGQSHLLQEPAIEMLPNTAYFLDNSINSQFL